One Amaranthus tricolor cultivar Red isolate AtriRed21 chromosome 10, ASM2621246v1, whole genome shotgun sequence genomic window carries:
- the LOC130826183 gene encoding probable aspartic proteinase GIP2: MTFISFFHHLLLISSLLFTLTSSTPSFRPKALVLQVSKDPSTLQYTTTLTQRTPPISVPLTIHLGAQFLWVDCDKNYVSSTYRPARCNSAQCSLANSHSCSTCNAPARPGCNNNTCGLFPENPFISTSTSGELAMDLIRVSSTDGSFSGPAVSIPNFIFNCAPTSLLKGLPKRVQGIAGFGRSKISVPSQFSSAFSFVKRFYLCLSSSPNGVAFFGYGPDELVPGSGVTFSFTPLLINPVSTAGSSFAGEKSAEYFIGVRSIKINQKEVPINKNLLSINKQGIGGTKISTVDPYTVLESSIYKAVAEVFMNELGNVSKVKAVAPFKVCYDSSSISSSRLGYEVPTIDLVLQNEDVYWSISGANSMVQVNDGVICLGFVDGGVKPRTTIVIGGYQLEDNYLRFDLASSRLGFSSSLLHFRTTCSNFNFGS, encoded by the coding sequence ATGACTTTCATATCCTTCTTCCACCACCTTCTCCTCATATCTTCTCTTCTCTTCACCCTCACATCATCAACCCCTTCATTCAGACCTAAAGCACTTGTCCTACAAGTCTCAAAAGACCCATCAACACTCCAATACACAACCACACTAACCCAAAGAACCCCTCCTATCTCAGTCCCTCTAACCATCCATCTGGGTGCCCAATTCTTATGGGTTGACTGCGACAAAAACTACGTCTCCTCCACTTACCGCCCTGCTCGGTGCAACTCTGCACAATGCTCTTTAGCCAATTCACACAGCTGCAGCACTTGCAATGCTCCTGCTAGACCAGGCTGCAACAACAACACATGTGGCCTATTCCCCGAAAACCCCTTCATTAGTACCTCCACTTCTGGTGAGCTTGCAATGGATCTTATCCGGGTCTCCTCCACAGACGGGTCTTTCTCGGGTCCAGCTGTATCTATACCAAATTTCATCTTCAATTGTGCACCCACTTCATTGCTTAAAGGCCTACCCAAAAGAGTGCAGGGTATAGCTGGTTTTGGAAGGTCTAAAATCTCTGTCCCTTCTCAATTCTCCTCTGCTTTCAGTTTTGTTAAAAGATTCTATCTTTGCCTTTCTTCATCCCCAAACGGTGTCGCTTTTTTCGGGTATGGACCCGATGAACTTGTCCCAGGATCTGGTGTAACCTTTTCTTTCACCCCTTTACTAATCAATCCTGTTAGCACTGCAGGAAGTTCTTTTGCAGGGGAAAAATCTGCAGAGTATTTTATTGGTGTAAGATCCATTaaaatcaaccaaaaagaaGTACCCATTAACAAAAATTTACTGTCAATAAACAAACAAGGAATTGGTGGGACTAAAATCAGTACAGTGGATCCTTACACTGTTCTAGAAAGTTCCATCTACAAAGCAGTGGCTGAGGTGTTCATGAACGAGTTGGGAAACGTGTCGAAAGTTAAGGCTGTGGCACCATTTAAGGTGTGCTATGACTCGAGCTCGATTTCGAGCTCGAGACTTGGGTATGAAGTCCCTACAATTGATCTTGTGTTGCAAAATGAGGATGTGTATTGGAGTATATCTGGGGCTAACTCTATGGTGCAAGTGAATGATGGGGTTATTTGCCTTGGATTTGTTGATGGTGGTGTGAAACCTAGGACTACAATTGTTATTGGAGGGTATCAATTGGAGGATAATTATTTGAGGTTTGATTTGGCAAGTTCTAGGCTTGGGTTTAGTTCATCATTGTTGCATTTTAGGACTACTTGCTCCAATTTTAACTTTGGTTCATGA
- the LOC130825478 gene encoding eukaryotic translation initiation factor 3 subunit A-like: MSTFAKPENALKRAEELINVGQKQDALQALHDVITSKRYRAWQKPLEKIMFKYIDLCVDMRKGRYAKDGLIQYRIVCQQVNVSSLEDVIKHFMHLSTERAEVARSQAQALEEALDVEDLEADKRPEDLMLSYVSGEKGKDRSDRELVTPWFKFLWETYRTVLEILRNNSKLESLYAMTAHRAFQFCKQFKRTTEFRRLCEIIRNHLSNLNKYKDQRDRPDLTAPESLQLYLDTRFEQLKIATELELWQEAFRSVEDIHGLMCMVKKTPKPSLLVVYYAKLTEIFWVSGSHLYHAYAWLKLFLLQKNFNKNLIQKDLQTIASSVVLAALSVPPYDHARGASHLELENEKQRNLQMTNIINFHLDPKTESREVLSRSALLLELVTKGVMSCVLPEVKELYHLLEHEFLPLDLSLKVQPLLNKISKLGGKLTSASSVPVVQLSKYVLALEKLATLRLLQQASQVYQTMTIESLSKMIPFFDFSVVEKISVDALKHKFLTMKIDHMNGAVSFSNLDLESDDFRNHLTVFAESLNKARSMIYPPLSKASKIGDVLPGLAEIVEKEHKKLLARKIIIEQRKEEQERQLLEKEREEELKRLQQQKSSEEAEQKRLAIEYENRKRQRIQKEIEEREIEEAKALLQEKFDKFGKKVKKTVIDGDKLTKQELMALALNEGVKQKQEMEKKLLKLGKQMDYLERAKREEEAPLIEDAYQKHLVEEQLLHEREQQLEVELSRQRHDGDLQEKNRLARVMENKGIFQEKVTSRRQAELERSRREREEHIHVILQQRREEREAKRKMLFFLKSEEERLNKLREEEESRKREEAERKRKEEAERKAKLDEIAEKQRQRERELEEKERLRKQQILAGDAARPSETPDRPQPEAVQVVAPAAAAAPAPGKYVPRHLREKTAEVPRSTQAPPAESDRWGRRDDQRPSTDKWRSDDRRAFGSGADDRRGSSFSSISSRPRYTPARGGS, encoded by the exons ATGTCGACCTTTGCGAAGCCAGAAAATGCACTTAAGCGTGCGGAAG AGTTAATCAATGTTGGTCAGAAGCAAGATGCCCTACAGGCACTTCATGACGTTATTACATCAAAAAGGTATAGAGCCTGGCAGAAGCCGTTGGAAAAAATTATGTTCAAATACATAGACCTTTGTGTCGACATGAGGAAGGGCAGGTATGCCAAAGACGGTTTAATACAATATCGAATTGTGTGCCAACAAGTGAATGTGAGCTCTTTGGAGGATGTTATCAAACATTTTATGCACCTTTCAACTGAGAGGGCCGAAGTTGCTCGTAGTCAAGCTCAAGCTCTTGAAGAAGCGCTTGATGTTGAAGATTTGGAGGCAGATAAGCGGCCAGAAGATCTCATGCTAAGCTATGTTAGTGGGGAGAAGGGGAAAGATAGGTCTGACCGTGAACTTGTAACACCATGGTTCAAATTCTTATGGGAGACATACAGAACCGTTCTGGAAATTTTACGTAATAATTCAAAACTGGAGAGTCTCTATGCG ATGACGGCTCATCGTGCTTTCCAATTTTGCAAGCAGTTCAAACGAACCACAGAGTTCCGTAGACTCTGTGAAATAATCAGGAACCATCTGTCAAATTTGAACAAATACAAAGACCAACGAGACCGACCTGATTTAACAGCTCCTGAAAGCCTACAATTGTATCTCGACACAAGATTTGAGCAACTAAAGATTGCCACTGAACTGGAACTTTGGCAG GAAGCATTTCGCTCTGTTGAAGATATTCATGGCTTGATGTGTATGGTTAAGAAGACCCCCAAGCCTTCGTTGTTAGTCGTTTACTATGCTAAACTCACTGAAATATTTTGGGTTTCGGGAAGCCATTTGTATCATGCTTATGCTTGGCTCAAGCTTTTCTTGCTTCAAAAGAACTTTAACAAGAATTTGATCCAAAAAGATTTGCAGACGATAGCATCATCTGTGGTTTTAGCTGCACTTTCTGTTCCTCCTTATGATCATGCACGTGGTGCATCCCATTTGGAACTTGAAAATGAGAAACAGCGTAACCTCCAGATGACCaacattattaattttcatcttGATCCGAAAACTGAAAGCAGAGAAGTG CTCTCGCGTTCAGCTCTGCTGTTGGAGCTG GTTACTAAAGGTGTAATGTCCTGTGTACTTCCAGAAGTAAAGGAACTTTATCATCTTTTAGAGCATGAGTTTCTCCCCTTAGATTTGTCTTTGAAGGTCCAGCCGTTACTGAACAAAATCTCTAAGCTGGGAGGCAAACTTACTTCAGCATCTTCTGTACCTGTAGTGCAATTATCGAAGTATGTTCTAGCATTAGAAAAGTTAGCAACCCTGAGATTGCTACAGCAG GCTTCCCAAGTTTACCAGACAATGACCATTGAAAGTTTGTCCAAGATGATTCCATTCTTTGATTTTTCTGTTGTGGAAAAAATTTCAGTTGATGCTCTCAAGCACAAGTTCTTAACAATGAAGATTGACCACATGAATGGTGCTGTTTCGTTTAGTAATTTG GATCTTGAGTCTGATGATTTCAGGAATCACCTCACAGTGTTTGCCGAATCTTTGAACAAAGCAAGGTCCATGATATATCCTCCTTTAAGCAAGGCTTCAAAGATTGGGGATGTTTTGCCTGGCTTAGCTGAGATTGTGGAGAAGGAACACAAGAAGCTTCTTGCTcgtaaaattataattgaacAGCGGAAAGAGGAACAAGAACGCCAACTCTTGGAGAAg GAACGTGAGGAAGAGTTGAAGAGGTTGCAGCAGCAGAAGAGTAGTGAGGAAGCTGAGCAGAAAAGACTTGCTATAGAATATGAGAATAGGAAACGTCAGCGTATCCAAAAGGAGATCGAGGAGCGTGAGATTGAAGAAGCTAAAGCATTACTTCAGGAGAAGTTTGACAAGTTTGGCAAAAAAGTGAAGAAAACAGTTATAGATGGG GATAAGCTGACCAAGCAAGAATTAATGGCGCTTGCCCTCAATGAGGGAGTGAAGCAGAAACAAGAAATGGAGAAAAAATTACTGAAGTTAGGCAAGCAGATGGACTACTTGGAGAGAGCTAAGCGAGAGGAGGAAGCTCCTCTTATTGAAGATGCATACCAAAAGCACCTAGTAGAGGAACAACTTCTGCATGAGCGTGAACAACAG CTTGAGGTTGAGCTCAGTAGACAACGTCATGATGGTGACCTTCAGGAAAAGAACAGATTAGCTCGTGTAATGGAAAACAAG GGGATTTTCCAAGAAAAGGTAACGAGCCGCCGTCAAGCTGAACTTGAAAGATCGAGACGGGAGAGGGAGGAGCATATTCATGTGATTCTCCAGCAACGTAGAGAAGAAAGGGAAGCTAAACGGAAAATGCTTTTCTTTTTGAAGTCTGAAGAGGAAAGATTGAACAAGCTGCGTGAAGAGGAGGAATCACGGAAGCGTGAAG AGGctgagagaaaaagaaaagaagaagctGAGCGTAAAGCCAAGTTGGACGAAATTGCAGAGAAGCAACGTCAAAGAGAGCGGGAACTTGAAGAGAAGGAGAGGCTGCGAAAGCAGCAGATCCTTGCTGGTGACGCTGCTCGTCCTTCCGAGACGCCTGATAGGCCTCAGCCAGAGGCTGTACAAGTTGTTGCTCCcgctgctgctgctgctcctGCACCTGGGAAATATGTTCCTCGACATTTACGGGAGAAAACCGCTGAAGTTCCTAGGTCCACGCAGGCTCCACCTGCTGAGTCTGATCGTTGGGGAAGAAGAGATGATCAACGCCCTTCTACTGATAAGTGGCGAAGTGATGATCGTCGAGCCTTTGGCTCTGGTGCTGATGATCGCCGTGGTAGTAGTTTTAGTAGCATTAGTTCAAGGCCTCGGTATACTCCCGCGCGTGGGGGTTCTTAA